One region of Callithrix jacchus isolate 240 chromosome 16, calJac240_pri, whole genome shotgun sequence genomic DNA includes:
- the LOC144579777 gene encoding uncharacterized protein LOC144579777 — MLEPGDGQSRRAEVAPTGAQRADLGRRKDRAAREGTGRGGWVWGAGARPGTAAEGKWGCRRRIGWEQRESTVLGAQSGGQACLDQSGRRMGGGLSCRLQPQWTPSVEGNPGNPGVRGVPTSKGSISEASLRGSAVHSTAPCREI; from the exons ATGCTCGAGCCGGGCGACGGGCAGAGCCGGAGGGCAGAAGTAGCTCCAACGGGGGCCCAGAGAGCCGACTTGGGAAGAAGGAAAGACCGCGCGGCGAGGGAGGGGACAGGGCGGGGAGGCTGGGTTTGGGGCGCGGGAGCCCGGCCAGGGACAGCCGCAGAAGGAAAGTGGGGGTGTCGCCGGCGGATAGGGTGGGAGCAGCGTGAGAGCACAGTGTTGGGGGCGCAGAGTGGAGGGCAAGCGTGTCTTGACCAGAGCGGCAGGAGGATGGGTG GGGGACTCAGCTGCCGGCTGCAACCGCAGTGGACTCCCTCTGTAGAAGGGAATCCTGGGAATCCCGGCGTCAGAGGGGTTCCCACATCCAAAGGGTCCATCTCCGAGGCGTCACTCAGGGGGTCCGCGGTTCACTCTACTGCCCCTTGCAG AGAGATTTGA